The following are from one region of the Odontesthes bonariensis isolate fOdoBon6 chromosome 16, fOdoBon6.hap1, whole genome shotgun sequence genome:
- the sertm1 gene encoding serine-rich and transmembrane domain-containing protein 1 gives MSGMDVLPVDHNHTGITPIDNGTFLRFSPTSASTSAAASSPGRQGNVYVYVWLFLGLLVFLLTLLIISLHRLKNIISSSSSVPDCSSEGGSSFTNMEICSISSQRSTISALST, from the coding sequence ATGTCAGGGATGGATGTCCTACCGGTGGACCATAATCACACTGGAATCACTCCAATAGACAATGGGACTTTCCTCCGTTTCTCCCCAACTTCTGCATCAACGTCGGCAGCTGCCTCATCTCCAGGACGCCAGGGCAATGTGTACGTGTACGTGTGGCTCTTCCTCGGGCTGCTGGTATTCCTGCTGACGCTGCTCATCATCTCCCTCCACAGGCTGAAGAACAtcatctcctcttcctcctctgttcCCGACTGCAGCAGCGAGGGAGGAAGCTCCTTCACCAACATGGAGATCTGTAGCATCTCGTCTCAGAGGTCCACCATCTCCGCGCTTTCCACCTGA